One region of Olleya sp. Hel_I_94 genomic DNA includes:
- a CDS encoding 2-hydroxyacid dehydrogenase produces MKILHLDANHPLLINQLNDLGFTNHEDYTSPKADIQKKINQYDGFIIRSRFSIDKTFLDAATNLKFIGRVGAGLENIDCDYAQSKGIALIAAPEGNRNAVGEHSLAMLLSLFNKLNKGDKEVREGKWLREDNRGLELDGKTVGLIGYGNMGKAFAKKLRGFDVKVLCYDLKPNVADTNATQVTLSQLQDQSDVLSLHTPETPSTINMVNAKFINGFKKPFWLINTARGKSVVTSDLVNALKTGQILGAGLDVLEYEKSSFENLFTDNKMPEAFKYLINTDNVILSPHVAGWTIESKEKLAQTIVDKIKSQFS; encoded by the coding sequence ATGAAAATATTACACCTAGACGCCAATCATCCATTGCTAATCAATCAGCTTAACGATTTGGGCTTTACTAATCATGAAGATTACACATCACCTAAAGCAGATATTCAAAAAAAAATAAATCAATACGATGGTTTTATAATACGAAGCCGATTTAGTATTGACAAAACTTTTTTAGATGCAGCAACCAACCTAAAATTTATAGGACGTGTTGGTGCAGGTCTAGAAAACATAGATTGTGACTACGCACAAAGTAAAGGCATAGCTTTAATTGCTGCACCAGAAGGTAATCGCAATGCTGTAGGAGAGCATAGTTTAGCCATGCTATTAAGTCTATTTAACAAGCTTAATAAAGGCGACAAAGAAGTTAGAGAAGGCAAATGGTTACGCGAAGACAATCGTGGATTAGAATTAGATGGTAAGACCGTTGGCTTAATTGGTTACGGTAATATGGGAAAAGCCTTTGCAAAAAAACTACGTGGCTTTGACGTTAAGGTCTTGTGTTATGATCTAAAACCAAATGTAGCAGATACTAACGCTACACAAGTCACTTTATCACAATTACAAGATCAATCAGACGTATTAAGTTTACATACTCCAGAGACACCATCCACTATTAATATGGTTAATGCTAAGTTTATAAACGGTTTTAAAAAACCATTTTGGTTAATAAATACAGCAAGAGGAAAAAGTGTAGTAACATCAGATTTAGTTAACGCCTTAAAAACAGGACAAATATTAGGTGCAGGATTAGATGTTTTAGAATATGAAAAGTCATCCTTCGAAAACCTTTTTACCGATAATAAAATGCCAGAAGCCTTCAAATATTTAATTAATACAGACAATGTCATTTTATCACCACACGTAGCTGGATGGACCATTGAAAGTAAAGAAAAACTAGCACAAACAATAGTAGATAAAATTAAATCACAGTTTAGCTAG
- the mgtE gene encoding magnesium transporter: MVEDNQNIQFQLTDALIEQVELLIEQKNDKALKTLLEEFHYADIAEILDEVNLEEAMYVIKLLDSETTSDVLMELDEDNREKVLKNLSAKEIAEEIEELDTDDAADIIAELPEERQAEVISQIEDQEHKAEIQELLAYDEDTAGGLMAKELVKVYETWTVAGCLRRIRGQAQHVSRVHSIYVVNKQEKLLGRLSLKDLLTAKSDQKIAELANSNVDYVYVEEDVEEVAKIMQKYDLEAIPVVDQNKTLLGRITIDDIVDVIREEADKDYQMAAGISQDVEADDSILKLTKARLPWLLIGMFGGLGAASIIEGFNGSMGEFIILLSFVPLIQATAGNVGVQSSAIVVQGLANNSIDGNIIKRLFKESILGLVNGLALALVAIAVTHFAFKTPYIISITIAIALVAVIIMAALIGTFIPIFLDKRGIDPAVATGPFITTSNDVFGILLYFIIAKSILGF; the protein is encoded by the coding sequence TTGGTGGAAGACAATCAAAACATACAATTTCAGCTTACAGACGCACTTATTGAGCAAGTAGAGTTACTTATCGAACAAAAAAACGATAAAGCACTTAAAACGCTTTTAGAAGAGTTTCACTATGCAGATATTGCCGAAATCTTAGATGAAGTAAATCTAGAAGAGGCTATGTATGTTATCAAGCTTCTAGATTCTGAAACCACATCTGATGTCCTAATGGAGTTAGATGAGGACAATCGTGAAAAGGTTTTAAAAAATCTGTCGGCTAAAGAAATTGCTGAAGAAATTGAAGAACTTGATACAGATGATGCTGCAGATATCATTGCAGAGCTTCCAGAAGAGCGTCAAGCAGAAGTAATATCGCAAATAGAAGACCAAGAGCACAAAGCCGAAATACAAGAATTATTAGCCTACGACGAGGATACAGCTGGTGGTTTAATGGCAAAAGAGCTTGTCAAGGTTTACGAAACTTGGACAGTAGCAGGCTGTTTACGTCGCATACGTGGACAAGCGCAACACGTTAGTCGCGTACACTCTATTTACGTTGTAAACAAACAAGAAAAACTGTTAGGTCGACTGTCACTAAAAGACTTATTAACAGCAAAAAGTGATCAAAAAATAGCAGAATTAGCCAACAGCAATGTGGACTATGTGTACGTGGAAGAAGATGTAGAAGAAGTCGCAAAAATCATGCAAAAGTATGACCTAGAAGCGATTCCTGTGGTTGATCAAAACAAAACACTATTAGGACGTATTACCATTGATGATATCGTTGATGTTATTCGTGAAGAAGCAGACAAAGATTATCAAATGGCAGCTGGTATATCGCAGGATGTAGAAGCAGATGATAGCATCCTTAAATTAACCAAAGCACGATTACCATGGTTACTAATTGGTATGTTTGGCGGACTTGGTGCAGCCAGCATCATCGAAGGATTTAATGGCTCCATGGGTGAGTTTATAATCCTACTAAGTTTTGTCCCATTAATACAAGCAACAGCAGGTAATGTTGGTGTACAATCCTCTGCAATTGTAGTTCAAGGATTAGCCAACAACAGTATAGATGGCAACATCATAAAACGTTTGTTTAAAGAGTCTATCTTAGGATTAGTAAACGGTTTAGCACTAGCCTTAGTCGCTATAGCAGTAACACATTTTGCATTTAAAACACCCTATATAATTTCAATAACCATAGCAATAGCCTTAGTTGCTGTAATTATAATGGCAGCATTAATTGGTACATTTATCCCAATATTTTTAGATAAAAGAGGCATAGATCCAGCAGTAGCAACAGGACCATTTATAACAACAAGTAACGACGTCTTTGGTATTTTACTTTACTTTATCATTGCAAAATCAATCTTAGGATTTTAA